Within the Oncorhynchus kisutch isolate 150728-3 linkage group LG13, Okis_V2, whole genome shotgun sequence genome, the region aggtagccatattccttggatagtttgtgggttcttattctatgtttagttgcctgtctgcactagccatattagcttcacggtttgttttgttgttttgtatagtttgttcagtgttctttctttCATTAAAGAAGTATGTACACTTAcgacgctgcgccttggtctcctccatatgacgaccgtgacaagtaatctacaaacaataccccataataacaaagcaaaaggtattcataccctttactcagtactttgttgaagcacctttggcagcgattacagtcttgagtcttcttgggtatgacgctacaagcttggcacacatgcatttggggactttctcccattcttctctgcagatcctctcaagctctgtcaggttcgatgaggagtgtcgctgcacagatattttcagttctctccagagatgttagatcgggtttaagtccgggctctggctgggccactcaaggacattcagagacttgtcctgaagccacttctgcgttgtcttggctgtgtgcttagggtcgttgtcctgttggaaggtgaacattcaccccagtctgatgtactgagtgctctggagcaggttttcatcaatgatctctctgtactttgctccgttcatctttccctggatcctgactagtcaatcttggtttcatcagatcagataatattgtttctcatggtctgagagtcctttaggtgccttttggcacacGTCAATCGGGCTGTcgtgtgcattttactgaggagtggcttctgtctggcaactctaccataaaggactgatggtccttctggaaggttctcacatctctacagaggaactctggagctctgtcagagtgaccatcaggttcttggtcacctccctgaccaaggcccatctcccctgattgctacccattcaccagatctgtgcctcgaaacaatctacggacaattccttcaacctcatggcttagtttttactctgacatgcactgtcaactttgggctCTTattaagacaggtgtgtgcctttccaaatcatgttcaatcaattgaatttaccacaagtggacaccaatcaatttgtagaaaggatgatcaatggaaatgcacctgagctcaattttgagactcatagcaagggtctgaatacttatgtaaataaggtatttctgtttttatttttaataaatgtgcaaacatttaaaaaatatatatgtttttgctttgtcattctggggtattgtgtgtagattaatgaggaacaaaaatgtatttaatccataaGGTTGTAattgaacaaaatgtggaaaaagtcaaggggtctgaatactttccggatgcGGTGTAGGTTATGGTTTAAGGACAGGTACGAGAAGAACCCTTTCAACGATGAAGAGGAGATTGGAGCCCTTCTGTTGCCAAAGTCTCAGACCATCAGTGACTCCATAGCAACGGCACCAGCAACACATGACCCCATGTCTCCAGCCAGACACCTGTCACTCACGCAACGCCCAGCCAATCCCTTTGTCTCACTGCATAGATATGAGCTGGACTTGAGTTCCATATTCACAGTCAACCAACTTTAAATCGACCAACTTTGCTGGAAGCAAATGTGCAAAATTCCAAGTTGTCAACAATATGATATGGGTCATGTTTGCAAATGTGAAtgctgtcacaaggggatttctCAGTGGTCCCTGTGTGTGATTGGGGTCTTCTTCAACATGGGCTCCTTTCCCCCTAACTGTCACAGCAACATGGAAGAGCAATCAAtctgacagcacagcaaacatacTTTACTGCAGGCTAAATGTAATCCACACCAAGACACAGGTACTCCTCTCATTTGATCATCTCCTTCACCCCTCTCCACATGCTCCTCTTTCTGTGAGTGTTGTGTGGGTGTTGTGTGAGTGTTGTGTGGGTGTTGTGTGAGTGTTGTGTGGGTGTTGTGTGAGTGTTGTGTGAGTGTTGTGTGGGTGTTGTGTGAGTGTTGTGTGAGTGTTGTGTGGGTGTTGTGTGAGTGTTGTGTGGGTGTTGTGTGAGTGTTGTGTGAGTGTTGTGTGAGTGTTGTGTGGGTGTTGTGTGAGTGTTGTGTGAGTGTTGTGTGGGTGTTGTGTGAGtgttgtgtgggtttgtgtgtaaTTATTATATGAAACTCAGCACTGCATCTTTATAGACCAACATCATTTTGATTGTATGTATTTTCAAGATAGTTTTTTATTGACCATTCTGACATATTATTTAAAAAGAAACAAAACGTGTCTACTGTTTTCAAGTGGTATATGACTTTGCAAGCTCAGCTACATTTCAATTTGTTCTCCACAGGAAGGCAATATTCTTTATTACAATCATAATTACCCCATGACTTTAGTAATTACAATGATTATACCTAGGCTACTTACTTTTTTTGCAATATGCCTTAGTTGAAGAATTAGGCACCCAGTATGCTTCTTACATCTTCAGGCTTATTTGAGATCAAGTTTTCCCAATCCTTGAGGCTATATCAATTGCACTTCTTGGACAGGGAATTAGGCCAACCGATTTGTGTCATGAGCATAAAATATCACTGGCAGGATGTATGCTTGATTTGTATCATGAACATAAAATATCACTGGCAGGATGTATGCTTATATTTAGCCCATTACATGGGTTTATATAACTTCAAAGAATTGTTTTGCTCTCTACTACGGTGAATAGATTTTCCCACTTTCCAGGATTGCGGGTGTCCGGTGAGGACTTCCCCCTGCTGTTTACGGGAGGTTTGCGCAGATAAGGTTCACAGAACGTAGCAGGTGCACATCTCTCTACTCGCCCCGCCCCGCCCACTCCACAACTATGATTTAAATTAAGTTGTCACGCTGCATTATGATCTTTCGAGACTGATTGATTTCAAAACTCAAAGGGGTTTCGAGTTTCAGAGGTAAGTCATGGACACTTGCTCTGCTCCCTCTAAAACATATAGGCTACCTGCAGCAAAAGATAAGTTCACATCCAATTAAACTTTTTCAAAAGTGAATGTAGCctattatttaattattttaataaaatgtacataattgagCTGCAAGTTTACGCAAGCAATTTGACATAAAAAAAATCTAGCCATAATATTTTTGCAGACATTTTTAGGAAAATGTATGTGTGCTGGATCATTTGGAGACTAAATATCTGAGTGCTTGTCTACAGTGTCTCTTGGCTAGAGATGAATCCGGATTCGGACTACGGCATGTCTACAGTGAGCTGTGGAAACGGGAAGCTCCGCTCGTGGCTGATCGAGCAGGTTGACACCGGGAAGTACGCAGGCCTCGTGTGGGAGAACGACGACAAGAGCATCTTTAGGATACCGTGGAAGCACGCAGGCAAGCAGGACTACAACCGAGACGAGGATGCCGCTCTCTTCAAGGTACTGTATTATACGGGGCCTCAACGGAATGTCTCTCAGCTATTGCATTTACGTACTGCATTTGTTAGAGATGTGTATTATACACTTGACCAAAATATTGGACATTTAGTTGTGTTGGTTGCAAACAgaactattagactattagatgAGTTCAGTTCGTGCGCTTTGGGTAGGTTGTGCCAAATCCCAGAAGCACAGGACTTGTCTTCAACTCATTCACAACTGCACCGGTGATTCGTTACCCATATCTCACGGCTCAGCTTTGTGTGACATTCCTGCAGGCTTGGGCGCTGTTTAAGGGCAAGTTTCGCGAGGGCATCGACAAACCTGACCCGCCTACGTGGAAGACGCGCCTGCGGTGCGCACTCAACAAAAGTAACGATTTCGAAGAGCTCGTGGAAAAGAGTCAACTGGACATCTCAGACCCCTACAAAGTCTACCGGATCATACCCGAGGGCGCCAAGAGACGTCAGTATAATTATATTCTATAAATTCTAGAATTCTATCAATTCTACCCAGTATTCTATACATTTAAGTGGCATTCCAATACATGCAATAATAGTTGTATGAATGAAAAGGATGAAAATAAGTTATCGAAAGTTATAAAATCAACTTCTTGTTTTTATCATATACTGTACACCACCATTCAGTAGGAAACAGAGATGCCACCCACTCACTGAATGCCCCGATGGGTTTTTTGTAAGGGGGGGGGAGTGATTGGGTTTTGATAGGGGGGTAGGGTTTTGATAGGGTTTTGATAGGGGCCAGTGAGTTCTGTACAAATACACATCAGTATGCTGGATAATCAGGCTGCCAAACCACAACACACTGTGAATTAGTTACAGCCAACTGTAGGATAAAGTCCTGATTATACTTGTGCATGTGTAATAATGAAGGTATTATTCTCTCATGAACATTGAGAGCacaatgaatgtgtgtgtgtctgtgttttgttTAAATTATTCCTCCTGTGTAACAGATTTCTTGCTATCAGGATCCAAACAGGAGGATGGTGGCAGCCCGCAGACTCCCCCGAGCTATCCCATGCACCCCTCCTACCCCGCCCTACAGACTCAGGTAACtattacaagtgtgtgtgtgtgtgtgtgtgtgtgtgtgtgtgtgtgtgtgtgtgtgtgtgtagtgttggggAAGATATTCAGAAATATAGTtaaccaattacttcacactggaagaagttaagctacactaaagctcCCCTTAAGAAACATATAGTTTAACTAAAGTTACTGTGAAAAAGTATCAAAACTACATGTCAAATGGCATAGAATACAGATTGCAAGACAGATCACTCTGGAGACAGATATTAACAGAATGTGTCATTTAGCCTATTTAACACAAACTGTGTTTAAAGTGAGAATTAGCCATGTCTGATgccaaaaaagaaaggaaattctcTACTTCACCCATCTTTTCTTTTTGCAAAAAAAgttgtgtgtagttccagtagttagctacatggcaaaaaaagttgtgtgtagttccagtagttagctacatggcaAAAAAGTAATTAACTACTAAAAACACTATCTACATTTGAACATAGTTCAACTCCCACTAAGCTACTACTAGataaattactagttgaactacatgtagttcactactcccaacactgcgtgcgtgtgtgtgtgtgtgtgtgtgtatgtgtgtgtgtgtgtgtgtgcgtgcgagagagagagcgagacagctgcacaaatctctgtctctatgtgtgCAGATGTGATGGTTGACTGAGAGGTATATCCCTGTCTCTATGTGTGTAGATGTGATGGTTGACTGAGAGGTATATCCCTGTCTCTATGTGTGTAGATGTGATGGTTGACTGAGAGGTATATCCCTGTCTCTATGTGTGCAGATGTGATGGTTGACTGAGAGGTATATCCCTGTCTCTATGTGTGCAGATGTGATGGTTGACTGAGAGGTATATCCCTGTCTCTATGTGTGTAGATGTCTGGGTACATGTCCAGTGCAGAGCGAGGCTGGATGAGGGACTATCTTCCAGAGCAGACCTCGCTCCCTGAGCTGCCCTATGCCCAGTGTTCCTACCCCTCACGCAGCCTACCCTGGGCCCAGGGCCCCAGCATGGACAACGGTAGGCCCAATACCACCAATACCACAGCATCCATGTTTGTTTGTATGAGAGAATGTAATTTAGGGTGTGTAGATGTGTAGTCAGAATAACCTTTATTCACCAAATACATTTGCATGTACAGGAATTTGACTTGGTGAATTGGTGCAGCCacaataaacaggatatacagacaacatactgtatgtagaagcAGAGTTTACACAAATCcatgtggtatgtacactatgtAGACTGTAAGCTAAGAATTACAAgctacactataaacactaagttACATTATAAATGATGTATGTAGagatgtataaataaataaactattttTTTACAGGATGATGTGCGGTGGGGGAATTATGTAAATGAAAGAGTCAGGATATGAGTGTGTGCAGAGAGTGTAAAGAGCAATTTTCCGTTCTAGGACGATAGACTATGCACTATGAATTAGAAAATGTATCGTGGACCAGGTGGCCCAGTTGGTGAGGGTCAACCAGCTATTCAGGTGGTGGAAGTTATGTTCACATGGGCCTACATGCTAACTTGACATTGCTCAAATAACTTGCTTTTCACGCGATTGTCGATTCGACCCATGATATTTGTGTGTATGCCGTTCTGTTGTGTGTTGGAATAAGTGCCTTTATTCaggtactgtctctctgtgtttgcaGGGTACCAGATCACAGGGTCCTTCTACACCTACCCTACTGATGGCCAGCCCTCCTCCTTCACACTGGACACCAGCATGAGATCAGCCGAGGCACTCTCAGGTACAAtatacagtgtacacacacacttatttacTTCACGTATGACTTGCCAATAATATATTTTGTTCCACGTAATTGGTATTATATTGTGTTAGCTCTGACCATtactccctcctccaccccagaTATGCGGTTACATGTGTCGGTGTTCTACCGGGACTCATTGTGGAGGGAGGTGACCACCTCTAGTCCTGAAGGCTGTCGCATCACTCCCTGCTCCCCAGACGACAAGCTCTATTCCCCCACTGGAGGTCCAGACCTGGTGCCCCTACCCCTGGACAGCCTCCCAGccctggggaggggggaggagtgcCCTCCCAGCCCACCTGGTGGTACCCTGGAGAGGGGCGTGCTGCTATGGATGGCCCCAGATGGCCTCTACGCTCGTCGGCTGTGCCAGGAGAGAGTGTTCTGGGAGGGAGGGTTATCGCCCTACGGAGATAAACCCAACAAGCTGGAGAGAGAACACACCTGTAAACTACTGCATACACAGGACTACTTTGCAGGTGAGTTAACGTACACTGCAAGCAGGCAGGCGGGCATGCACCCACGCACGTGTCACATTCACTGGCAAACCAaaccactctctgttgtcatgctGTTTCCTGGTCATGAACAGGAAGCAGATACGTCCTCATTTCCTTGAAATATGACGAGATTACCTCCATAATCCCCAACACACACTTTTAAGAATGACACATGACACACAGTAGTGACCTCATCCCCACCCACCTACCACAGATGTGTTCAGCCTGATTGGTCTAATTTGCATATAGAACCAGGGGTTTCCATCCAGTCACACAACCTCTAAACTCACCACCACACCAGCTCATAAGAATTCCCTTTGACCAAAATGTATTAACCCTTTATCGACCCAATGTCCCCTCCCTGCGAACCGATCTATATACACAACCctaccctctttctccctccctgcaATCTGTCCTCTCTACCTATCCATCTctacctcacctctctccctccctgtttgtCTCGGAGCTGCAGGGCTATGACCTTCACAGTAGGCCCCCTCCACACCTCTCCTCTGTACCTAACCAtctccacctcacctcacctccctccctgtttGTCTCAGAGCTGCGGGGCTATGCCCACCACGTCTCTCCTCTGTACCTAATCTAACCAtctccacctcacctcacctccctccctgtttGTCTCAGAGCTGCGGGGCTATGCCCACCACGTCTCTCCTCTGTACCTAATCTAACCATTTccacctcacctccctccctccctgtttgtcTCAGAGCTGCGGGGCTATGCCCACCACGTCTCTCCTCTGTACCTAATCTAACCATttccacctcacctcacctccctccctgtttgtctcagagctgcagggctatgCCCGCCACGTCTCTCCTCTGTACCTAACTTAACCATCTAGACCCTATTAACCACTTATTTCTCTGTCTaccagagctgcagggctatGCCCTCCACGGCCGGCCCCCTCCACGTCTCCAGGTGCTGCTGAGTTTTGGAGACGAGTGTCTGGacccacagagacagaggaggacccTCActgtacaggtacagtatataaCTATCACCTAATATTAATATGACCTCTACTACCTGTATTCAGCCACTCTCTCTACTTTACCCAAACCCCATCCCCTAAACCTGGCCCTCTTTCCACCCCCTAacctccctccattctactaaaatcaaactgtatttgtcacatgcttcgtaaacaataggtgtagaccagtggtgtaaagtacataagtaaaaatactttaaagtacatcttaagtcgttttttggaaatctgtactttactttttatatttttgacaactttcacttttacttcactacattcctaaagaaaataatgtactttttacagcatacatttccctgacactcaaaagtactcgttacatgatgaatgcttagcaggacaggaaaatggtccaattgacacacttatcaagataacacgtggcatccctactgactctgactcactaaacacaaatgcatcatttgtaaatgatatctgagtgttggggtgtgcccctagctatctgtaaatgatatctgagtgttggggtgtgcccctagctatctgtaaatgatatctgagtgttggagtgtgcccctagctatctgtaaatgatatctgagtgttggagtgtgcccctagctatctgtaaatgatatctgagtgttggagtgtgcccctagctatctgtaaatgatatctgagtgttggggtgtgcccctagctatctgtaaatgatacctgagtgttggggtgtgcccctagctatctgtaaatgatatctgagtgttggggtgtgcccctagctatctgtaaatgatatctgagtgttggggtgtgcccctagctatctgtaaatgatatctgagtgttggtgtgtgcccctagctatctgtaaatgatatctgagtgttggggtgtgcccctagctatctgtaaatgatatctgagtgtttgggtgtgcccctagctatctgtaaatgatatctgagtgttggggtgtgcccctagctatctgtaaatgatatctgagtgtttgggtgtgcccctagctatctgtaaatgatatctgagtgttggggtgtgcccctagctatctgtaaatgatatctgagtgttggggtgtgcccctagctatctgtaaatgacatctgagtgttggagtgtgcccctagctatctgtaaatgatatctgagtgttggagtgtgcccctagctatctgtaaatgatatctgagtgttggagtgtgcccctagctatctgtaaatgatatctgagtgttggagtgtgcccctagctatctgtaaattatatctgagtgttggggtgtgcccctagctatctgtaaatgatatctgagtgttggagtgtgcccctagctatctgtaaatgatatctgagtgttggagtgtgcccctagctaatcgtacatttttaaaacaagaaaatggtgtcgtctgctttgattaatataaggattttgaaatgatttatatttctacttttgatacttaagtatattttagagctgacatttacttttgatacttaagtatatttagaaccaaatacttttagacttttactaaagtagtattttactgggtgactttcacttttacttgaggaACGTTCTATTAAGAGATCTATACTcatactcaagtatgacagttgggtactttttccaccactggtgtagactaacagggaaacacttacttacgggcccttcccaacaatgcaaagAGAAGAAAGTTGGCATTTTCACTGCTCTGATGACAGGTAATTGTCTACCCTAatacaggagtaataaaggcctagtgcacaatttttttgttaaatatacagtaccagtccaaagtttggacacacctactcattcaagggtttttctttatttggactgttttctacattgtagaattatagtgaagacatcacaactatgaaataacacaaatggaattatgtacagtgttatatgtgttatttcatagttttgatgtcttcactattattctacaacgtggtaaatagtaaaaagaaaaacccttgaatgagtaggtatgtccaacctttggactggtactgta harbors:
- the LOC109902787 gene encoding interferon regulatory factor 4 isoform X2 translates to MNPDSDYGMSTVSCGNGKLRSWLIEQVDTGKYAGLVWENDDKSIFRIPWKHAGKQDYNRDEDAALFKAWALFKGKFREGIDKPDPPTWKTRLRCALNKSNDFEELVEKSQLDISDPYKVYRIIPEGAKRRSKQEDGGSPQTPPSYPMHPSYPALQTQMSGYMSSAERGWMRDYLPEQTSLPELPYAQCSYPSRSLPWAQGPSMDNGYQITGSFYTYPTDGQPSSFTLDTSMRSAEALSDMRLHVSVFYRDSLWREVTTSSPEGCRITPCSPDDKLYSPTGGPDLVPLPLDSLPALGRGEECPPSPPGGTLERGVLLWMAPDGLYARRLCQERVFWEGGLSPYGDKPNKLEREHTCKLLHTQDYFAELQGYALHGRPPPRLQVLLSFGDECLDPQRQRRTLTVQVEPMFARQLLYYTQHQQTSGHYYRSYDLSLPGVTEHSMTPALTEDYQRVITHHHSNTLQD
- the LOC109902787 gene encoding interferon regulatory factor 4 isoform X1; translation: MNPDSDYGMSTVSCGNGKLRSWLIEQVDTGKYAGLVWENDDKSIFRIPWKHAGKQDYNRDEDAALFKAWALFKGKFREGIDKPDPPTWKTRLRCALNKSNDFEELVEKSQLDISDPYKVYRIIPEGAKRHFLLSGSKQEDGGSPQTPPSYPMHPSYPALQTQMSGYMSSAERGWMRDYLPEQTSLPELPYAQCSYPSRSLPWAQGPSMDNGYQITGSFYTYPTDGQPSSFTLDTSMRSAEALSDMRLHVSVFYRDSLWREVTTSSPEGCRITPCSPDDKLYSPTGGPDLVPLPLDSLPALGRGEECPPSPPGGTLERGVLLWMAPDGLYARRLCQERVFWEGGLSPYGDKPNKLEREHTCKLLHTQDYFAELQGYALHGRPPPRLQVLLSFGDECLDPQRQRRTLTVQVEPMFARQLLYYTQHQQTSGHYYRSYDLSLPGVTEHSMTPALTEDYQRVITHHHSNTLQD